Sequence from the Desulfovibrionales bacterium genome:
GATGGCGCGCTCAGAACCTTTGGACATGATAAACGTTTAACCGAAGAAAAAACCGCCTTGTTCTACGGCGTAACTGATTATACCCAAAGCGGCTTTGAAAAGGGCCTGAATAAGGTCGAGTATCCCGGTGGAACCACCCCGATGGATGTGGCGATTAGGGCCATGGGACAGGATTTTAAAGGAACGGCGGGAAATATCGCGGCCATTATCGTCAGTGACGGAAAAGACCTGGGACCGGAGCCTCTGAACGCCGCAAAGGAAGTAAAGAATTTATACGGCGAACGAATCTGTTTTTATACCATATTGGTTGGAGACGATAAAAACGGCAGGCAGCTCCTGAACGATATAGCCGAGGCCGGACAATGTGGATTTTTCACATCTGAGGATCAACTGAATTCCTCTGACGCAATGGCCGATTTTGTAAGAAAGGTGTTCCTCAAGGAATCAACACCGAAGGCGGCGCCTGCGAAACCCGTTCCAGCGCCCGCTCCAAAATCCGCAGCCAAACCGGTTGACAGCGACGGAGACGGCGTATATGACGACACAGATCAATGTCCGAATACGCCTGCGGGAGCCAAAGTGGACAAAAAAGGATGCTGGATACTGCCGACGATCCTGTTTGATACCGACAAATCTG
This genomic interval carries:
- a CDS encoding OmpA family protein — its product is MIKKIWQALFFLMIGVLFVGCATVEKPPLISQAYNLNPRLQSGELEQRVDNFAVVLDASGSMDEAYKKYRKFDLAKNTADLMNRTIPDLKLDGALRTFGHDKRLTEEKTALFYGVTDYTQSGFEKGLNKVEYPGGTTPMDVAIRAMGQDFKGTAGNIAAIIVSDGKDLGPEPLNAAKEVKNLYGERICFYTILVGDDKNGRQLLNDIAEAGQCGFFTSEDQLNSSDAMADFVRKVFLKESTPKAAPAKPVPAPAPKSAAKPVDSDGDGVYDDTDQCPNTPAGAKVDKKGCWILPTILFDTDKSDIQTVYYADLDDVAQVMKKNPGLKMHIKGFTDSTASDEYNLGLSEKRAQAVKAYLEQKGIEASRFNLYGFGKTNPVSSNDTPEGRAKNRRAELKPVL